TTAATATATGACTACTCAAAGTATTTTCTACTGAACTTCTCCATTTCTGTCAACTTGCTTTGTGAAATACTTAAAActctttcatataaatttaaatgaaaagtaAAATCATCATTTTACAACATGCTTTGTCATGAACAGAACAAATCTTTGCATGTCAAATATTATAtcacagaaataaaatatcaatgcGACAGTTTGGGACGCATGATCCTCGTCTCGTCAGGTAAGCCAGGTCCACCCTGTACGGTCAGCATTCTTCTAAGTTTTCCCCCATTCAGCTCTTGGGTAAAAACCCAAGATGATTTCAAAGCTCTCAACTGACTACAGATCCAAACTGATTGGTTTTTTTCTCAAATGTAAATTTTTGGCACCAGTAATTTGCTGGtgtataatttgtaaatttcaaggcACCTTACCTTGattccaaaacaaaaatttcaaaaatattttgaaattgacttTTGGAGATACCTGTCTTTTTAGAAAATTCTTCCATTATCTCATCTTTTGTTTTGCTCTTAGGGATGTTTCCAACAAACAACCTTTGGTTAGCTACAGAGATGTTGACTTTTATGTTCTTTCCAGGTTTGATTGCATAGTTGTCAAGCTGTAACAAAATCAGGTACAATGCATTCACAGGGCAAGCAAGTTTTTGATCCTTTCTTACATAGGTCTGAccaattttaatacaaaactCCCGAATTTTTAATCATTAcacaattttgatgaattttgcATTCATTCCAGAATActaaatcaaattaattatttccTTTTTTTGAAGACCTATTTATTACGAAACAACAAATTTTGTATGCTATGGATCAGAGGCTATGGACAAGTTCCCTCCCTTGAAAGAAGGAATTGTCTCACTTTACCTTGGTGGCTTCCTCAGCACCCTCCTTTGTACAAAATGTGATGAAGCAGTACCCTCTATTGAACTGAGTAAGTGGATCCATCATAAGACGCAAATCCCAGATTTTTCCACACTTTTCAAACAATGGAATTAACTCGTCTTCAAACACATCCTTGGGGATTTTACCACAGAAGACCTATAAAAATCAAATCTTCCTTTACACTTGATTATAACATTTTAAGATTTACAGGCACTATATTGAAGCCTTTTATTATCAACAACTGTGAATCCAACAAAATTAAAGACAAATGCTATTTTATTACAACTTAAGTAGCAGTACCTCACAACCAGGTGGAGGCGGGTTTTGGTCATCTCCGCCTGGAGGTGGCCCACCATACTTTCTTTGACCTGTTGTCACATCCAGTGAATAACCAGTTCTCTCCAAAATTTCCTGCAACAAAGTTGAAATACATTCTTCAGAAATTTGTATGGTTTGAACATGTTTCATAATGAATTCTCAATTTGCTTAAATACCAAGATTTTGATAAGTACCAATATATGAGCAGTTTATCTAGCTGAGTGAATATACCCGAGGTGTTCATATACATAAAATGTTCCTTTcatcacactattctgtaaaGAACTTACTGAGAGTTTGGAAGGGTCAGGACCTCTAGCTGGGGAGGCCTGGGCACCTTGCTTCTTGTTTTGACGGTAGGTTTTCATCATTCCACACAGAAAAGCACTTTTGTTTCCAACATGTTCCAAACTGCTTTCACAAAACTGCTTCAGGACAGCAATGGCATCATCAGGATTGTATTCCTTCAGTGCATCCATAGCCCTCTCATCCAGGTCCTCCGGTGACAACTTTCCTGGAAAACAAACCCCACTTATTGCAATCATTTAACGTTCACTAGTTTCAGGAACTGCaacataaaataataataaaaattgcatTATACCCGTTTCATAAATTTTGACGATTTCGGTGGCAACTTTGGTGTTGATCCCATATTCCGTTAATTTTTGAAATTCCTCCGATTGTGGTTCAGTTTTGACCTCTGTTTCCGTTTTATCACCATTTGTTTCCATGGTTGAATTCCAGATTCTTTTCCTCTGCTTTTattcaaacaataaaaactttATTCCATTCTACAAAAAGCCTGGAAAAAATAACAATGCATGATAAACAACAAATCATCACAATTTCAAACCAGTTACTATTGGGAGGGGGAAAAATCACTGACATTTCCAAGAGACAATAACACACAAACGAAAGCCAAGGGTTTGAGGGCTGCCTTAAGATCCACAATGTTTGGACAGTATCTTGGAATTTTTGTTCATAATAAGAATCTTTTGACAAACAATCAGAAAGGTAGTTGCTTTAATTAGAGGGGTTTCCTCCTGTATTaatacaataggggatcatttaattgaaaatttttaaattatttttcaatttggAAGGATCCTTTTAACACACAATTTACGAAATTAACAGCCATTTAGACACAGAGAATGGTACTGAGCATAGCTTCTTGTATTCCTATGATATTACTAATACTGGGCTTCTTCTAAATTCCCAATTTAGCCTTTTTTTACACCTTGGTCAGTCCCACACTATCAAGAAAATTCAGTAGCTACAAATGCAGCATCAATTGCCCTTATTTTTCTTGCTACTTTGGACTTTCAAAGTGAGAAGGACGCCAGATCCTGATATAGTTATAGCAAAGCATCATATCAGACTACAACTGGaaattcaatggaaataatGTATGCACACTTTGTCTTCATCGGATGAtcactttaaaaatcttcacatTTTTAATCGATCCTCTAGACTTAAAATGTAAACCATTAAATATTgctataaaatgtataaaacaatgTTTTAGTATCATGCAGCAATTCTGGTAGAGTTACTGTTCTTGACTAATCCGCGTCGGTTCTCTGCATCGAGTTGAGATACGATTCATTGCGCGACATGTGTTTCTCTGCACGCATCGGCGCTAGTAAGGTTTCGTCTTTATATTGCAAACCACTAACACAATCACACAAATCATCTGCCTTGTGTTTCTACCTCAGTTACACAACAAGCAAGTTCATCGAGTAATTTACCTCATGTTTTAagataaaacatgcctaaattacattttttttaaaaatatttacacacAATGTTTTACGCCAACAACAGAAACAATAGAAAATCAATACAAGCTATTCACCGCGTGGGATAGTGAAAACGAGGCCATGTTGCATTCACCAACATTCCGTTCAAAAACAGTGAAAATGCGAATTATTCAAACAATACTTTACTAACATATGCCAGCCAAATCAACAACTACGGAATTCTACACAATAAAACACCTTAAATACTCACCAAAACTTAAAAAGGTTCAAATACACGACCAAAAAGTCCTCAAATGCACTACACGCGTTTCATCCAATGAGTAAAATGGCAGAAAGACTAAGTGGGGTAGTCACATGGAACAGCAAGGACGCTACTCTCAAACCAAAATGTcgaagtacatgtaaatcaaagaaaattgcagaaaattagaaaaggttgttgttttttttacacagGGTTATTGTTGAATAATAGTTCTTTTTCACTATCATTATAATGTTGATCTATTTTAAGTTCTTTAAACAATGAGGTTTagagattatttttatttgtttttcaaagctTTCGTGTGACATTGATGGCCCGAGTGAAAATGAAACTAGACACCTGTCTTATCGTTTACTTTTTTTCTTCATTCTCAGATGCAAGAGACTTAACGAAAGAACCGGGACATTTAGAACCATTCGGATATGCCAAATCAACACTGACATGTGATGAAGTAGAAAAATTTCCTCCACCCGATGTATTTTTTCAAGATTATGTTTTCCCTAAGAGACCCCTAGTCATGAGAAACGCAGCAAAAATTTCTCCAGCTTTCAAATCGTGGACAGATGATTATTTTCTTCAAGTAAACGAACCAGTAAATCATGCAGTGTCGGTAGAAACGGAGAAAAAAGAAGATCGTAAACAAGAAGTGCGTGAAATGCCATTTACAGAATTTGTCGGCAAATACAACACCTCGGGGATTTACATGGTAAACCCTGTGCCAAAATTCATAAGGTGTGTTGTGATTTTTCACATTCATAAACACTGCACTCATTTTTTGTATTGATCGTGTAGTTACCAGTTATGATAATTCTTTTACCACTTTAATTCAGATAAAGATGTCAATTGCGCAATGGATTGAGGAATTATTCTGCTATTGTAATTCTTAAACCTTAAACACTATCTATCCATGGTAACAGGTCATTCCGTCCCCCAGTCGGTCCATCCCTAGTCGATCCGTCCCTAGACAGTCCGTCCCATGGTCGATTCGGCCCATTTTGCTTAGTCGATCTGgcccctccattttttttttaatcaaagatACAATAAATGATTATTACTTAAGAAAAAGGGaagtttttgcatatatattgcaGTAATAGTTCAGatgtgtaaataaaattgtttatacaacCCTTAACTAGGATTTATAATTGTTGTTTGAAGTGAGATGGTTATGAAAATGTGTGctcattaattattgtaaaatcaTCGTTATTCAACTATGCATagcaatcaatgtaaatgtgtgtccCATGTCCACTGATCATTGTGAAAACACCTTAGTGAAAACAGTTTTTATAACTGCATTGTTGTGCAACCTTTGATCATTAATTACAAGCTTACagtaacctacatgtaactattagaagtttttgtttgtttttttaaactcaAGAAGTTCAAAGAATTGCTCATGATTTGGAAATAGAATGTGGCAGGTATAGAAATATTCCAAGAAATGACAGAGTATGTAAATTTTGTCTAAAATCAAAAGGTattctttgtattgaaaattaagCCCACTTTGTCGAATATTGTTATGTGTATAATGATCTTAGAAAaagctgtcaaatatcaaaacatctctTCTTTTTGAGAAATACTGAAAGCTTATTTCAATATGGAGGAACAAATACCTTAAATGCTTTGGCAAAGTATGTTTTTCTTGCTTTTAAAAGAAGAGACATTTGTTATGATAAACAGTCTCAAGAAGATTAATATACATTACATGTGATCAAGGTTAATTAGTCTGCAATCAAGCCATAAATACCATAGAGCATATTAATTAAAGGATGACTACCTGATGAGAGAAGATATCAGCGGCACACACaccatgaagatgaaatacgcagatgaattaaatcaattcagtactgtaaatagcacttgaaaaaatataattttttctggGCCGGATCGACTAGGGGATGTATTAACTAGGGGACGGATAGTCTAGGGACGGATCGGTAATGGGACGAATCGACTAAGGGACGGATTGACTATGGGACGGAACGTCTAGAAAGCTCTAtccatatctctctctctctctctctctctctctctctctctctctctctctctctctctctctctctcataaaataaatgaaaaataatgtattttacaAAGGAGTATTTTATATAACTCTGTCAAAGTTGCAAGGTAAGATATTGTTAGAAATACGCTTGTTTGCTTCACTGTaacctcaatatttttttatccTTCTATCTTTCATAAGCATTTTTACATTATATTGATATTCAATGTGAATTCTTGCCCTGTCTGCACATGAAGCAGAAAGTAATCCAACCtattgaaataacaaatgtGTTGTAATGAGGGTACATGCATGATAAAGATGAGTATGACAGGGTGTATGCCACCCAAAAttatatgttggtttccactttcctgaCCTTAAAAATTTCTGCCGACCccaacacatttttttccattctcacagattttgcgaatgtcatcactacaacaagagtaTATGTATTGACGTATTAAGatatttattatgcactaacagattccaaaacacagaaacagttttgtttacagtacagtggaagaaatgttttgattcatcatataacttttatttgattactagaCAATCACTAATATGTTTTATGCATAGTAGaatattaaatcattaaaaaatgatttaacctatgaaataaaaaaaaaaacctacctacctaccgacccttaaaattttttttaggtGAAAGTGGAAAgcaacatgtattttttttggcctaatgTTAAGATTGATATAGAGTACCTAATATTAGGAAGTGATAAAGAGTGGCTAATGTTAGGGTGTGATAAAGAGTGGCTTTTAAATGTTAGGATGTGACAAAGAGTGGCTAATGATAGGGTGTGATAAAGAGTGGCTAATGTTAGGATACGATAAAGGGTGGCTAATGTTAGGGTGTGATAAAGAGTGCCTAATGTTAGGATGTGATAAAGAGTGGCTAATGTTAGGTGCGATAAAGAGTGGCTAATGTTAGGATGTGACAAAGAGTGGCTAATGTTAGGTGTGATAAAGGGTGGCTAATGTTAGGATGTGACAAAGAGTGGCTAATGTTAGGATGTGATAAAGGGTGGCTAATGTTAG
Above is a genomic segment from Ostrea edulis chromosome 3, xbOstEdul1.1, whole genome shotgun sequence containing:
- the LOC125673764 gene encoding heterogeneous nuclear ribonucleoprotein R-like isoform X2; its protein translation is METNGDKTETEVKTEPQSEEFQKLTEYGINTKVATEIVKIYETGKLSPEDLDERAMDALKEYNPDDAIAVLKQFCESSLEHVGNKSAFLCGMMKTYRQNKKQGAQASPARGPDPSKLSEILERTGYSLDVTTGQRKYGGPPPGGDDQNPPPPGCEVFCGKIPKDVFEDELIPLFEKCGKIWDLRLMMDPLTQFNRGYCFITFCTKEGAEEATKLDNYAIKPGKNIKVNISVANQRLFVGNIPKSKTKDEIMEEFSKKTEGLVDVIIYRSAEKENQKNRGFAFLEYDSHKSASTAKRKLSTGRLKVWNCDVIVDWADPVDNPDDETMSKVKVLYVRNLTSEVSEDILKEKFGEYGKIERAKKVKDYGFIHFEERDDAIKAMEAMNGQKIGKLEIEVSLAKPPSENKKKEQRKREQERQSMMVAMRRGGPYGYDDYYPPPVMGPPRGMPRGGGGMRPRMPPPPNFYDDYYDYDYDYYQGGYGGPPPMMRGRRGGGPPPFASANARSRRGAPTTPWWS